In a single window of the Candidatus Poribacteria bacterium genome:
- the mnmE gene encoding tRNA uridine-5-carboxymethylaminomethyl(34) synthesis GTPase MnmE, with translation MKFHDTIAAIATARGEAGIGIVRVSGDLARPIAAELFQSPRGVSPTELSTHTLTYGHVIDTNASDEVIDEVLLGIMHAPNTYTGEDIVEFNCHGGILTLTTVLDLVVKSGARVAEPGEFTKRAFLNGRLDLAQAEAVAELIASKTDLSRKIAIDALAGKLSDTVNSLSDRLADLLAEIEASIDFPEEDLDFMKVEMQLEAARAVQNDLTTLLDTADEGRIIAEGVNVAILGKPNVGKSSLLNVLVGATRAIVTDIPGTTRDTIEETINIKGIPLKLIDTAGIRQTDDIVEQQGVERSKAVIDRAELLLLMFDASQPLNNADLELLQIAQSAKAILILNKVDLPVVTPSTALLVHCPKKRIVETAIPEDKGLDTLKSTICEELLGGELSVGESPIVTNARHQEALRRASEGLNYAIESLENGMPPDLVSVDLQISLDGLGDIVGKTTTEDILDRIFSQFCVGK, from the coding sequence ATGAAGTTCCACGATACGATTGCAGCCATCGCAACAGCACGCGGTGAAGCCGGCATCGGCATCGTCCGAGTGAGTGGGGACCTTGCCCGACCGATTGCTGCTGAATTATTCCAATCACCGCGCGGTGTGTCTCCCACAGAACTATCAACGCATACACTTACTTATGGACACGTCATAGATACAAACGCATCCGATGAAGTCATTGACGAAGTGCTACTCGGTATCATGCACGCACCCAACACATATACCGGTGAAGACATCGTCGAATTTAACTGCCACGGCGGAATCCTGACACTCACGACAGTGCTGGACCTGGTGGTAAAGAGTGGGGCACGGGTCGCCGAACCCGGAGAATTTACAAAACGTGCCTTTCTCAACGGAAGACTGGATTTAGCACAAGCGGAAGCAGTTGCCGAACTCATCGCCTCGAAAACAGATCTCAGCCGAAAGATCGCTATAGACGCACTCGCCGGAAAACTCTCTGATACTGTCAATTCTCTCAGCGATCGACTCGCTGACTTGCTCGCAGAAATTGAAGCTTCCATCGACTTCCCCGAGGAAGATCTGGATTTCATGAAGGTAGAAATGCAACTTGAAGCGGCGCGTGCTGTTCAGAACGACTTAACCACACTCCTCGACACCGCCGATGAGGGTAGAATTATCGCGGAAGGAGTTAATGTCGCTATACTCGGAAAACCCAACGTCGGAAAATCGAGCCTGCTCAATGTACTCGTTGGTGCGACACGTGCAATCGTTACAGATATACCCGGCACAACACGCGATACAATTGAAGAAACGATTAATATCAAGGGCATTCCGTTGAAACTTATTGATACCGCTGGAATTCGACAGACAGATGACATTGTAGAGCAACAAGGCGTTGAACGGAGCAAAGCGGTGATTGACAGGGCAGAGCTGTTACTGTTGATGTTCGATGCTTCGCAACCCCTAAATAACGCAGATTTGGAACTCTTACAGATAGCGCAGTCAGCCAAAGCAATTCTTATTCTCAACAAGGTGGATCTACCAGTTGTGACACCGTCAACGGCATTGCTTGTGCACTGTCCTAAGAAACGGATTGTTGAGACAGCGATTCCTGAGGACAAAGGACTTGATACCCTAAAGTCTACGATCTGTGAAGAATTACTGGGAGGCGAATTAAGTGTCGGTGAATCCCCCATTGTGACAAACGCTCGCCACCAAGAAGCGCTCCGACGCGCCAGCGAAGGACTCAATTATGCGATAGAGAGCCTCGAAAACGGTATGCCTCCTGATCTCGTTTCTGTTGATCTGCAGATCAGTTTGGATGGTCTCGGAGACATCGTTGGTAAGACGACAACTGAAGATATTTTGGATAGAATCTTCTCTCAGTTCTGCGTCGGAAAGTAA
- a CDS encoding rRNA pseudouridine synthase — MRLEKYIATSGIASRRSVKKSIHAGLVTVNGEPVLVPGHPIEVGIDTIEFEGKQVEPLAEHIYLMLNKPAGCLTTRHDERGRPTVMDLVSDLSDTIYPVGRLDLETEGLLLFTNDGNFAYRLLHPSHEVEKTYLVWVKGVPRDEAVQRLREGITIPSGRTAPAKVKRLRVSKDGATAKFEVVIHEGKKRQVRLMFKAVGHPVIRLKRVRIGNLRLGNLPSGQYRLLTADEIAALML, encoded by the coding sequence ATGAGACTTGAAAAGTATATTGCTACCTCAGGAATCGCCTCGCGGCGGTCGGTAAAAAAGAGCATCCATGCCGGTTTAGTCACTGTCAACGGCGAACCTGTTTTGGTTCCGGGACACCCGATTGAAGTGGGAATCGATACTATTGAATTTGAGGGGAAACAGGTTGAACCGTTAGCAGAACACATCTATTTGATGCTGAATAAGCCCGCAGGCTGTTTAACGACGCGCCACGATGAACGCGGGAGACCTACCGTCATGGACCTCGTCTCGGACCTGTCCGACACCATCTATCCTGTCGGACGCTTAGATTTGGAGACCGAAGGACTCCTTCTCTTCACAAACGACGGAAACTTTGCATATCGGTTGCTACATCCGAGCCATGAAGTAGAGAAAACTTATCTCGTGTGGGTGAAAGGTGTGCCGCGCGACGAAGCGGTTCAGCGGTTGCGTGAAGGGATCACAATTCCGAGCGGCAGAACGGCACCGGCGAAGGTCAAGCGCTTAAGAGTCAGTAAAGATGGCGCGACAGCGAAATTTGAGGTCGTGATCCACGAGGGAAAGAAACGGCAGGTACGGTTAATGTTTAAAGCCGTTGGACACCCAGTCATCCGTTTGAAGCGGGTCCGAATCGGCAATTTGCGGTTAGGGAATCTTCCGTCTGGACAGTATCGACTTCTAACCGCAGATGAGATTGCTGCGTTGATGTTATAG
- a CDS encoding protein jag, whose amino-acid sequence MQHYIETEGDTVEEAIEHALTELEATRDQVTIDIVSEPTKGILNFGAKPAKVRATLKQDVSSAPETILKEMLNRMGIDAEVESSFVDGSIHLNIATDSPALLIGKHGQTLDAIERLLNCIVNKASLVKRRVFVNTEGYRERREERLVEMAHQVAEKVRYTDREVVLAPMSARDRRIIHVTLKGDEIVSTYSQGEGEMRRVVVTTQQP is encoded by the coding sequence ATGCAGCACTACATCGAAACCGAAGGCGATACTGTGGAAGAAGCAATTGAACACGCCCTCACCGAACTTGAAGCAACTCGCGATCAAGTCACGATTGACATCGTCAGCGAACCTACGAAAGGGATTTTAAACTTCGGTGCTAAACCCGCGAAGGTCCGCGCAACGCTCAAACAAGATGTCTCTTCCGCACCGGAAACGATTCTAAAGGAAATGCTCAACCGGATGGGAATCGACGCGGAGGTTGAATCGAGTTTTGTTGACGGAAGCATACACCTCAATATTGCCACCGACAGTCCTGCCCTACTCATCGGGAAACACGGGCAAACCCTTGATGCAATCGAACGTTTGCTTAATTGTATCGTCAACAAAGCCTCGCTTGTAAAAAGACGCGTTTTTGTCAACACGGAGGGCTATCGAGAACGCCGGGAAGAACGACTCGTCGAAATGGCACACCAAGTCGCTGAAAAGGTCAGGTATACGGATCGGGAAGTCGTCCTTGCACCGATGTCCGCACGCGATCGCCGTATCATTCATGTTACCTTGAAAGGAGACGAGATTGTGTCTACCTACAGCCAAGGCGAGGGTGAAATGCGACGCGTCGTCGTCACAACACAACAACCTTAA
- the yidC gene encoding membrane protein insertase YidC: MGVRYILALVLMIAVMIGWSLFFGKRFAPQPEDPATTETPAAPSPSEAQSGTATHGTLDGTDASVSADLWTPVEESPDDAKVSVQTDNYTVVFNEKLAIPKQWQLNHFPDRTDADKTPLNLIPENALNCLALRFGNSQLQLDSLRARWKADKSEVNITNGQTAETLVFRTQIGEKLQVAKLFAFNPDNYFVDMVLTFQNVSDEPLLMGGTEPANGYQLQWGRGINADLLPHEKKSGKRGRRGSEGAKAYIGEDKPRRELKSERALATVLWAGMDSQYFSALMIPDQQLAATYKFIETPQADVTTDIAVTAPTETAALVLPSFYLAPQEKKTHVFRLYVGPKDDTILKGIEAPNAPENPVRLSKIIDFGFFWPLAWGMLWIFKGFHSVVGNYGVAIILLTALVKVISYPFTRKAHKSMKEMQKLQPQLVELKEKYRDDPQKLNRATMRLYKEHGVNPLGGCIPWLPQIPIFWALFALLGSAVELRGAPFLLWIDDLSAPDTLIELPFTIPLIVTQIDAVRLLPIINGLTTWLQQKFVGNMAPTTDNMQAKLMQFMPLIFIFIFYNWASGFVLYWLCNNVFTIAQQYLQNRTETDEDQSTPAGTKRRKN; this comes from the coding sequence ATGGGAGTACGTTATATTCTTGCATTGGTTCTAATGATTGCAGTGATGATCGGATGGAGCCTATTTTTCGGCAAACGTTTTGCCCCGCAACCCGAGGACCCCGCAACTACCGAGACACCAGCAGCGCCCAGTCCAAGTGAGGCACAATCGGGCACTGCAACACACGGAACACTCGATGGAACTGATGCGTCCGTGAGTGCTGACCTCTGGACACCCGTTGAGGAAAGTCCAGACGATGCAAAAGTCAGCGTCCAAACCGATAACTACACTGTTGTTTTTAACGAAAAACTCGCAATCCCTAAACAGTGGCAATTAAATCATTTTCCAGACAGGACGGACGCAGACAAAACCCCTTTGAACCTAATTCCTGAAAACGCACTTAACTGCCTTGCACTTCGGTTCGGTAATTCGCAGCTCCAACTTGATTCACTCCGTGCCAGGTGGAAGGCTGACAAATCGGAAGTTAACATCACAAATGGGCAAACTGCTGAAACACTTGTCTTCAGGACACAAATCGGAGAAAAATTACAGGTCGCAAAGCTGTTCGCCTTCAATCCGGACAACTACTTCGTTGATATGGTGCTAACCTTCCAAAACGTCTCTGATGAACCGCTGCTTATGGGTGGAACCGAACCCGCAAATGGATACCAACTTCAGTGGGGACGCGGTATTAATGCCGATCTGCTTCCACATGAAAAAAAGAGCGGCAAACGTGGACGACGCGGCAGTGAAGGCGCAAAAGCGTATATCGGTGAAGACAAACCGAGGCGTGAACTCAAATCTGAACGGGCGTTAGCCACGGTCCTCTGGGCTGGCATGGACAGCCAGTACTTCAGCGCATTGATGATTCCAGATCAGCAGCTGGCCGCTACCTATAAATTTATAGAAACACCACAGGCAGATGTTACAACCGATATTGCTGTCACCGCACCAACAGAGACCGCCGCACTCGTCTTGCCGAGTTTTTATCTCGCACCACAGGAAAAGAAAACGCATGTTTTTCGGCTCTACGTTGGTCCCAAGGACGATACGATCCTAAAAGGTATAGAAGCACCGAATGCCCCTGAAAACCCAGTGCGTCTCTCGAAAATCATTGATTTCGGATTCTTCTGGCCCCTCGCATGGGGAATGCTCTGGATATTTAAAGGGTTTCACAGTGTTGTTGGAAACTACGGCGTCGCGATTATCCTCCTGACTGCTTTGGTGAAGGTCATCTCTTATCCCTTCACACGCAAAGCACATAAATCTATGAAGGAGATGCAGAAACTTCAACCGCAGTTAGTGGAATTGAAGGAGAAATACAGGGATGACCCGCAGAAACTCAATCGCGCCACGATGCGACTTTACAAGGAGCACGGCGTCAACCCGTTAGGGGGCTGTATACCATGGCTCCCACAAATTCCTATTTTTTGGGCACTCTTCGCACTGCTTGGAAGCGCAGTGGAACTCCGTGGAGCACCCTTCCTTTTATGGATTGATGACCTTTCTGCTCCCGACACTTTAATCGAACTGCCTTTCACGATTCCATTGATTGTCACGCAAATAGATGCCGTCCGCCTATTACCTATAATAAACGGCTTAACAACCTGGCTCCAACAGAAATTCGTCGGCAATATGGCACCAACAACGGACAACATGCAAGCGAAATTAATGCAGTTTATGCCTCTCATTTTTATCTTCATCTTTTATAACTGGGCATCCGGGTTTGTGTTGTATTGGTTGTGTAATAATGTTTTCACGATAGCACAACAATACTTACAAAACCGAACCGAGACTGACGAGGATCAATCCACACCAGCAGGCACGAAAAGAAGGAAAAATTAA
- a CDS encoding HAD-IB family hydrolase, which translates to MTASKTCAIFDLDGTIIRLSSEQVFLTYLLNHGEIPIPNLLAWTSNFLRVKSLPVAKSNKIYLRGLEQNHIHEIAHRCFVERLRASIAPHIPDLIHAHRAEGRTVILMSGSLSFLVEPFHEHFQTDMMVAHELEVVDGRFTGQRIGLHPFAANKARLAHQLATEHGFDLSASYAYGNHHTDAHKLALFGHPVAVNPDRKLRQIATEKGWDIEK; encoded by the coding sequence ATGACAGCATCTAAAACATGTGCCATTTTCGATTTAGATGGCACGATCATCCGTCTCTCCTCAGAACAGGTTTTTTTAACATATCTGTTGAACCACGGTGAGATCCCCATACCGAATCTGCTTGCGTGGACCTCCAATTTTCTGAGAGTTAAGTCCTTACCTGTGGCAAAATCCAACAAAATCTATCTCCGCGGTTTAGAACAGAATCACATCCATGAGATTGCACATCGCTGTTTTGTCGAGAGGTTGCGTGCGAGCATCGCGCCTCACATTCCCGATTTGATCCACGCCCACCGTGCCGAAGGACGCACGGTTATTCTCATGTCAGGTTCGTTGTCGTTCCTTGTTGAGCCGTTTCATGAGCATTTTCAAACCGATATGATGGTCGCGCACGAATTGGAAGTCGTTGATGGAAGATTTACAGGACAACGTATCGGATTGCACCCTTTTGCGGCAAACAAAGCGAGACTTGCCCACCAGCTCGCGACTGAACATGGATTTGACCTGAGTGCTTCCTACGCATACGGAAACCATCACACGGATGCCCATAAACTGGCGTTATTTGGACACCCAGTTGCCGTCAACCCCGACCGAAAATTGCGGCAAATTGCAACGGAAAAGGGTTGGGACATCGAAAAATGA
- the rnpA gene encoding ribonuclease P protein component: MHDPKKLKKRWEFQRAYQKGNKYWNRYFVIYVFHNHFNNLRLGITVSKKVGKSVQRNRVKRLIRESFRQLRPRIKTEYDIVVVGRTPARRLTCQEAKDGLFHLFRKAFILNNPPSDTLRQGRNDGSR, from the coding sequence ATGCACGATCCGAAAAAACTAAAAAAACGTTGGGAATTCCAGCGTGCCTATCAGAAGGGCAATAAGTATTGGAATCGCTATTTTGTGATATACGTCTTCCACAACCATTTCAATAACCTCCGATTAGGAATAACCGTCAGTAAAAAAGTCGGAAAAAGCGTTCAGCGAAATCGGGTCAAAAGGCTCATTCGCGAATCGTTTCGGCAGTTACGCCCACGCATAAAAACTGAATATGACATCGTAGTCGTCGGAAGAACACCAGCCCGTCGACTCACGTGTCAAGAAGCAAAAGATGGATTGTTTCACCTCTTTCGGAAAGCATTTATTTTAAACAATCCACCCAGCGACACGCTAAGGCAAGGTAGAAACGATGGCAGTCGGTAA
- the yidD gene encoding membrane protein insertion efficiency factor YidD — protein MAVGKDRSVPHCKHCEEGNNQHGNRRIRNKLDGTVILLQLIRFYRRFISPFFPPSCRFYPTCSQYALQALKRYGALKGCWLTIKRLSKCHPYHPGGFDLLK, from the coding sequence ATGGCAGTCGGTAAGGATAGAAGCGTGCCACATTGTAAGCACTGCGAAGAAGGTAACAACCAACATGGAAACCGGCGGATACGCAATAAATTGGACGGGACGGTGATACTTCTACAACTCATCCGCTTTTATCGACGCTTTATTTCGCCGTTCTTTCCACCGTCCTGCCGATTCTATCCGACATGCTCGCAATATGCCCTCCAAGCGTTAAAACGCTACGGTGCCCTCAAAGGGTGCTGGTTAACAATTAAACGACTTTCAAAATGTCACCCTTACCATCCCGGAGGCTTTGACCTTCTAAAATAG
- a CDS encoding pyridoxine 5'-phosphate synthase, translated as MIALSVNVNKIATLRNSRGGDIPDVLTAVNTCVAAGAQGITVHPREDQRHITPADVQDIAERLIEINTQESLNIEYNIEGDPRPDLIDMVLRTKPTQCTLVPVVVGEITSHTVWDIRKDGDMLKPIIETLKNADIRVSLFSGTDMEQIARTRDIGADRIELYTAPYAMAQTQSEIEHEFALLENTSTKAVDLGLGVNAGHDLNLENLPLMQKLPGLLEVSIGHHLMADALYIGMEAAVKAYRRALGQQTT; from the coding sequence ATGATAGCATTAAGTGTGAATGTCAATAAAATTGCAACATTACGAAACTCCCGAGGTGGTGATATTCCGGATGTTCTCACCGCTGTCAATACCTGTGTCGCCGCTGGTGCGCAAGGCATTACCGTGCACCCACGCGAGGATCAGCGTCATATCACCCCAGCAGATGTGCAGGACATCGCTGAACGGTTAATAGAAATCAATACCCAAGAATCCCTCAACATTGAATACAACATCGAAGGCGATCCGAGACCTGACCTCATTGATATGGTGCTACGTACAAAACCGACACAATGCACGCTTGTTCCAGTCGTGGTAGGTGAAATAACAAGTCACACCGTCTGGGACATACGCAAAGATGGGGATATGCTGAAACCGATCATCGAAACGTTGAAAAATGCTGATATCCGTGTGAGTCTATTTAGTGGAACAGACATGGAACAGATAGCGAGAACACGTGACATCGGCGCAGACAGAATTGAACTTTATACTGCACCTTACGCGATGGCACAGACACAGTCGGAAATTGAACATGAATTTGCATTATTGGAAAATACCTCGACAAAAGCGGTAGATTTAGGGCTGGGTGTCAATGCTGGACACGATCTGAATCTTGAAAACCTACCGTTGATGCAGAAATTACCGGGCCTTCTTGAAGTCTCCATCGGACACCATCTCATGGCGGATGCACTTTATATCGGGATGGAAGCCGCTGTTAAAGCCTATCGACGCGCATTAGGGCAACAGACGACATGA
- a CDS encoding HNH endonuclease: MSKLEGMQVEISVLVLNASYEAINVCNLRRAMKMVFKGTAQTEEVSDIEIHSPSAAMKVPHVIRLVNYVHVPRSVVKFSRRNVLVRDQYTCQYCHCEFPAAQLTMDHVIPISRGGETTWENVVTACKECNNKKGSKMLYETRWKLQRQPKTPSILTYLQLNRHFRGCHPSWRKYLYIN, encoded by the coding sequence TTGTCTAAGTTAGAGGGCATGCAAGTGGAAATATCTGTTTTAGTACTTAACGCCAGCTACGAAGCAATCAACGTTTGTAACCTCAGGCGCGCTATGAAAATGGTTTTTAAGGGCACTGCACAGACTGAAGAAGTCTCTGATATTGAGATTCATTCACCCAGTGCTGCGATGAAAGTACCACATGTAATTCGGTTAGTAAACTACGTCCACGTCCCGCGCAGCGTTGTCAAATTTTCACGGAGGAATGTTCTCGTCCGCGACCAGTATACATGTCAATACTGTCATTGCGAGTTCCCAGCAGCGCAACTCACGATGGACCATGTGATACCCATCTCTCGCGGCGGAGAAACGACATGGGAGAACGTTGTGACGGCCTGCAAAGAGTGTAATAACAAAAAGGGCAGTAAAATGCTCTATGAAACGCGATGGAAACTGCAACGTCAGCCGAAAACACCGTCAATTTTGACCTATTTGCAACTCAATCGTCACTTTCGCGGGTGCCACCCATCGTGGAGAAAATATCTGTATATCAACTAA